The window CTGGTCACCGAGAAGCGCCGGGCCGAGCAGGAAGAGGTCAAGGACGCCAAGGTCGGCAGCCTGTTCAGCGTGCCGTTCACCGCCGGCACCTTCGGCATCGTCTACGGCAACCGGGAGAAGATGAAGGCCGCCGGGCTCGACCCGGACAAGCCGCCGCGCACCTGGGAGGAGTTCATCGGCTACCTCGGGGCGACCGGTGCCGCCGACCCGAAGCAGGGCGGCCTGTCACTGGGCCTGAAGGTGAGCCAGACCGGTTTCAACTGGATCTACGAGCAGCTCGCCTTCGCGTACCTCGGCCAGGCCGGGTTCGAGGCGCTGTTCGACAAGGACCCCGCGCAGGGCTTCGCCAGCCCGGACGGTATCCGTACGCTCCAGCTCTACCAGCAGCTCAAGCCACACTGGATCGCCGGGGTGAGCGCGCTGGGCATCGACGAGGCCGACATCGCGTTCGCCCAGGGCAAGTCCGCGTTCAACGTCGGCGGCACCTTCACCCTCGCCTTCCTGGCCCAGAACGGGATGCCGGCGGAGAACCTGGTCACCTTCCCGATCCCACCGGCGACCGGCGGCAAGGTCACCGACCTGCGGCTCGCCCCGCTGGCCCTGACCGGTCTGTCGCTCAGTTCCCAGACCAAGAACCGGGCGGCGGCGGTCAAGTGGATCGACCACCTGACCTCCCCGGAAGGGTCGGGCGCGTTCGCCAAGGCGTCGCTGGACCTGCCGGCGACCGACCTCGGCGCCGAGGCCGCCGC of the Micromonospora sp. NBC_01796 genome contains:
- a CDS encoding ABC transporter substrate-binding protein — encoded protein: MSRSSAARRRMFAGVAAATLALGMTACGNDDSADSTDQSVTMWTFKNTHVAALQQVATEFKTKTGITVKVEAYTPDDVFTSKIQSAAQTGDLPDVFELHAGGEDLRIGGAGLLGDLAPDFPESALQRFLPNTRAAGLVTEKRRAEQEEVKDAKVGSLFSVPFTAGTFGIVYGNREKMKAAGLDPDKPPRTWEEFIGYLGATGAADPKQGGLSLGLKVSQTGFNWIYEQLAFAYLGQAGFEALFDKDPAQGFASPDGIRTLQLYQQLKPHWIAGVSALGIDEADIAFAQGKSAFNVGGTFTLAFLAQNGMPAENLVTFPIPPATGGKVTDLRLAPLALTGLSLSSQTKNRAAAVKWIDHLTSPEGSGAFAKASLDLPATDLGAEAAALLGPKLAALQQYFTGPPEATYDAANKGFRPPDYDEVQVGDPLVKFSPLGETDPAATAAQLDKVITAMWQKSG